The following are encoded in a window of Bacteroidales bacterium genomic DNA:
- a CDS encoding ATP-binding protein yields MIKRILQQVIENKINKGKAIILLGPRQTGKTTLLKIIAEKHKPYLFLDGDDPTVRNILNTPNTGQLRNLIGNHKMVFIDEAQRINNIGITLKIITDQLKGIQLLVSGSSALEINHTMNEPLTGRKWEYLLYPISWQELENNIGYLSAIQILEQRLLFGMYPDVINNNGEEKEILKHLLSSYLYKDVLEYGGIKKPEIIDNLLQALAFQVGNEVSYNELSQLLNIDRKTVGTYIDLLEKAFIVFKLHSFSRNLRNEIKTNKKVYFYDNGVRNMLIGNFQPISQRFDKGAIWENFLISERKKHIEYSQSYAKMYFWRTAQQQEIDYIEEKDGIIKGYEFKWEAIRKVKIPKLFIQSYNADVFVIDKNNFIKFIGFKDTSNKMKI; encoded by the coding sequence ATGATTAAGAGAATCTTACAACAGGTAATAGAAAACAAGATAAATAAAGGTAAAGCTATAATATTGCTTGGACCAAGGCAAACCGGAAAAACAACTTTACTCAAAATAATCGCAGAAAAACATAAACCATATTTATTTTTAGATGGAGATGACCCCACTGTACGTAATATTTTGAATACACCAAATACAGGACAGCTCAGAAATTTAATTGGAAATCACAAAATGGTTTTTATTGACGAAGCTCAGCGTATCAATAATATCGGAATAACTCTTAAAATTATTACTGATCAGTTAAAAGGCATTCAACTCCTTGTTAGTGGCTCGTCTGCTCTGGAAATAAACCATACAATGAATGAGCCGCTTACCGGACGTAAGTGGGAATACCTTTTATATCCTATAAGTTGGCAGGAATTAGAAAACAATATCGGTTATTTATCTGCAATTCAAATATTGGAGCAGCGACTTTTGTTTGGAATGTATCCGGATGTTATCAATAATAATGGTGAAGAAAAAGAAATATTGAAACATTTATTAAGCAGTTATTTATATAAAGATGTTTTAGAATATGGCGGTATAAAAAAACCCGAAATAATTGATAATTTATTGCAGGCATTAGCATTTCAGGTAGGAAATGAGGTTTCTTATAATGAACTTTCGCAGTTATTAAATATAGATAGAAAAACTGTCGGCACTTATATAGATTTACTTGAAAAAGCATTCATAGTTTTCAAACTCCATTCATTCAGCCGGAATTTACGTAATGAAATAAAAACTAATAAAAAAGTTTATTTTTATGACAATGGTGTAAGAAATATGTTAATCGGTAATTTTCAGCCTATCTCACAAAGATTTGACAAAGGTGCTATTTGGGAAAATTTCTTAATAAGTGAAAGAAAAAAACACATTGAATATAGCCAATCTTATGCTAAAATGTACTTCTGGAGAACAGCGCAACAACAGGAAATTGATTATATCGAAGAAAAAGATGGCATAATTAAAGGTTATGAATTTAAGTGGGAAGCCATACGGAAAGTCAAAATACCTAAATTGTTTATTCAAAGTTATAATGCTGATGTTTTCGTAATTGATAAAAATAATTTCATAAAGTTTATTGGATTTAAAGATACCTCGAATAAAATGAAAATTTAA
- the folB gene encoding dihydroneopterin aldolase — MGFIQIEGMEFFAYHGCFEEEQIIGNKFIVDISIETDLSEAADTDDLNKTINYQEVYNIIKKEMEIKSKLLENVANRIIKKINSKFLSIKKVEIKISKINPQLGGKTNKVSVQLSSNNK; from the coding sequence ATGGGATTTATACAAATTGAAGGAATGGAGTTCTTCGCATATCACGGATGTTTTGAGGAAGAACAAATAATCGGCAACAAATTCATAGTTGATATTTCTATTGAAACCGATTTATCCGAAGCCGCCGATACCGATGATTTGAACAAAACAATAAACTATCAGGAAGTTTATAATATCATAAAAAAAGAAATGGAAATAAAATCCAAACTTCTTGAAAATGTTGCCAACAGGATAATTAAAAAAATAAATTCGAAATTTCTTTCAATAAAAAAAGTTGAAATTAAAATTTCAAAAATAAATCCGCAGCTTGGTGGTAAAACAAATAAAGTTTCCGTTCAACTATCATCCAATAACAAATGA
- a CDS encoding glutamine--tRNA ligase/YqeY domain fusion protein — MDIVNSGNNKEIKTPLNFIENIIEEDIRNKKNGDNVHTRFPPEPNGYLHIGHAKSICLNFGLAKKYNGLCNLRFDDTNPTKESVEYVDSIKEDVRWLGFDWANREYYASDYFDTLYEYAVKLIKKGKAYICEMNAEDISANRGTPQKPGKESPFRNRSVEENIDLFQRMKNGEFKDGEKTLRAKIGMDSPNMQMRDPVLYRIIHSEHHRTGDKWCIYPMYDFAHGQCDSIENITHSICTLEFEVHRPLYDWFIKELEIFAPQQIEFARLNMNYTVMSKRRLLELVEEGYVNGWDDPRMPTISGLRRRGYTPESIRNFADIIGVAKRENVIDVALLEHCVREDLNKRAMRVLCVINPLKVVITNYPDNKTEELDAINNPEDEKAGIRKVPFSKTIYIEKEDFMEIPTKKYFRLSPGQEVRLRYAYFIKCTDVIKAPDGEIIEIHCTYDPASKGGNSPDGRKVQGTLHWVSLANCIEAEVHLYDRLFIKENSDDVEEGKDYKTNINPNSLKIVKAFVEPSLKNAKPMEKYQFERIGYFCVDKDSKSDKLVFNRTATLKDTWAKIQK, encoded by the coding sequence ATGGATATTGTGAATAGTGGAAATAACAAGGAAATAAAAACTCCTCTTAATTTTATCGAAAATATAATTGAAGAAGATATCAGAAATAAAAAAAACGGAGATAATGTACATACAAGGTTTCCACCCGAACCCAATGGATACCTGCACATAGGTCATGCAAAATCAATTTGCCTGAATTTCGGTTTGGCGAAAAAATATAACGGTCTTTGCAATCTGCGATTTGACGATACAAATCCCACAAAAGAAAGTGTTGAATATGTTGATTCAATCAAGGAAGATGTCCGCTGGCTCGGATTTGACTGGGCTAATAGAGAATATTATGCTTCCGATTATTTTGACACTTTGTACGAATATGCTGTGAAACTTATAAAAAAAGGAAAAGCATACATTTGCGAAATGAATGCTGAGGATATTTCAGCAAACAGAGGTACTCCCCAAAAACCAGGAAAAGAAAGTCCTTTCAGAAACCGTTCTGTTGAAGAAAATATTGATTTATTTCAGCGAATGAAAAACGGCGAATTCAAAGACGGCGAAAAAACTTTGCGCGCAAAAATTGGTATGGATTCTCCGAACATGCAAATGCGCGACCCTGTTTTATATCGCATCATACATTCCGAACATCACCGAACAGGAGACAAATGGTGCATTTATCCTATGTATGATTTTGCTCACGGACAATGCGACTCAATAGAAAATATAACTCATTCAATCTGCACACTTGAATTTGAAGTCCATCGTCCCTTATACGATTGGTTTATAAAAGAACTTGAAATTTTTGCACCTCAACAAATAGAATTTGCAAGATTAAACATGAATTACACAGTAATGAGCAAAAGACGATTGCTCGAACTTGTTGAAGAAGGTTATGTGAATGGCTGGGATGACCCGCGAATGCCAACAATATCGGGACTTAGACGACGCGGCTATACTCCGGAATCCATTAGAAATTTTGCTGATATTATCGGAGTCGCTAAAAGAGAAAATGTTATTGATGTTGCCTTGCTCGAACATTGTGTTAGAGAAGACCTGAATAAAAGGGCAATGCGTGTGCTCTGTGTTATTAATCCGCTAAAAGTTGTTATTACAAATTATCCTGATAATAAAACCGAAGAGCTTGATGCAATTAATAATCCCGAAGATGAAAAAGCAGGAATCCGCAAAGTTCCTTTTTCAAAAACCATTTATATTGAAAAAGAAGATTTCATGGAAATCCCAACGAAAAAATATTTTCGCTTATCACCGGGACAGGAAGTTAGGTTGAGGTATGCTTATTTTATTAAATGCACCGATGTTATTAAAGCCCCTGACGGAGAAATAATTGAAATTCATTGCACCTACGACCCTGCTTCTAAAGGCGGTAATTCTCCTGATGGAAGAAAGGTGCAGGGAACACTTCATTGGGTATCACTTGCCAATTGCATTGAAGCTGAAGTCCATCTTTACGACAGATTATTCATAAAAGAAAATTCTGATGATGTTGAAGAAGGGAAAGATTATAAAACAAATATAAACCCCAATTCATTGAAAATAGTAAAAGCATTTGTTGAGCCATCATTGAAAAATGCTAAGCCAATGGAAAAATATCAGTTTGAAAGAATAGGTTATTTCTGCGTTGATAAAGATTCGAAAAGTGACAAACTTGTTTTTAACAGAACTGCTACATTGAAAGACACGTGGGCAAAAATTCAGAAGTAA
- the coaD gene encoding pantetheine-phosphate adenylyltransferase: MNKIAVFPGSFDPITKGHESIVRRALPIFDKIIIAIGINSEKTFYFTPEQREVHMKQVFRGENKIVVDKYSGLTVEYCKKVNAKYILRGLRISADFEFERGIAHLNKAMYPEIETVFLLAEQEYSALNSTIVREILRNGGDVSLFVPEKLKL; this comes from the coding sequence ATGAACAAAATTGCAGTTTTTCCCGGCTCTTTCGACCCGATAACAAAAGGACACGAATCAATTGTAAGGCGGGCATTGCCAATATTCGACAAAATAATAATTGCAATAGGAATTAATTCTGAAAAAACATTTTACTTCACTCCAGAGCAACGCGAAGTCCATATGAAACAAGTATTTCGTGGAGAAAACAAAATTGTTGTTGATAAGTATTCGGGGCTTACTGTTGAATACTGCAAAAAAGTAAATGCAAAATATATTCTGAGGGGGCTGCGTATTTCTGCGGATTTTGAATTTGAAAGAGGAATAGCTCATCTGAATAAAGCAATGTATCCCGAAATTGAAACTGTTTTTCTTCTTGCCGAACAGGAATACTCGGCTCTTAATTCTACTATAGTTCGCGAAATTCTTAGAAACGGTGGAGACGTAAGTTTGTTTGTTCCTGAAAAATTGAAATTGTAA
- a CDS encoding tetratricopeptide repeat protein has protein sequence MRNKIKIKFFRYLFYAAIATIVACSTKKHTFTHRVYHNLTSHYNAYFNGNESLKEGIATIEKAHVDNYDKILPVFKYGTENDAKAIYPQMDRAIQKASVVIQRHSIFIKNVEYCNWIDDSYMLMGKADFYKRDYYPAIEIFEFVIKQYKDEPIRFEAMVWLARCYIELKRFSDAQNIFNILDETKNKSKIPEKLKKDINATIADFQIKISNSSGAIEPLAAAISETRKKKVRARYTFILAQLLEKAEDNEKSFQLYNRVLKMNPAYEMEFNTKINLARLTNVNSQHGEEVKKQLLKMTKDRKNKDYFDKIYFVLADISLKEKNIPQAIEYLKLSAKLSTTNTSQKALSFLKLAELTFQQMNYEESQMYYDSTVAFITKDYPGYENILFLKNTLTDLVQNIKTVQLEDSVQKLSRMTPKQIEDVINKIIQKIIDEEEAKRQADLLQQQNIAMNSNFSGNSNNPANMNTAPAANQWYFYNPSAISFGSNEFIKKWGNRKLEDNWRRANKESVMEFETDTSQAAKDTSSIKNAPVNLKDKNYYLKNIPFTAEQIKKSNEKLVEAFYALGVIYKEKLNDYNKSVESFTELLKRFPECKYELNSYYYLYRDYTELNEQPKVTYYKNLILTKFPNSDFAAIIKDPNYKRASEETNSKVAGFYKETYEAFTNGLYFKVIENQKTFDSLYKNSEYAPKFAYLKAISIGKTQDTASFKSALTYVIKNYANSEVAKLAQRVLDYCNGKTTAASGNTNTSANDSLLKKYIYEPQAIHIYAAIIPIMKADINVIKDSLANFNAKYFGLEKLQINNIYITDKEQIITVTNFKDKDRGMNYFKTVVLNENKIFGKLQDNQYKHFVISDKNYPVLYRDKSIDLYLLFFGEKYLK, from the coding sequence TTGAGAAATAAAATTAAAATAAAATTTTTCAGATATTTGTTTTATGCAGCAATTGCTACTATTGTAGCTTGCTCTACAAAAAAACATACTTTCACACATCGTGTTTATCATAATTTAACGTCTCATTACAACGCTTACTTCAACGGAAATGAAAGTTTAAAAGAAGGAATTGCCACAATAGAAAAAGCACATGTTGATAATTACGATAAAATACTCCCTGTTTTCAAATATGGCACTGAGAATGATGCGAAAGCAATATATCCGCAAATGGACAGGGCAATTCAAAAGGCATCGGTTGTTATTCAGCGGCATTCTATTTTTATAAAAAACGTAGAGTATTGCAATTGGATTGATGACAGTTATATGCTTATGGGCAAAGCCGACTTTTATAAGAGAGATTATTATCCGGCAATAGAAATTTTTGAATTTGTAATAAAGCAATATAAGGACGAGCCGATAAGATTTGAAGCAATGGTTTGGCTCGCACGTTGCTATATCGAATTAAAAAGATTTTCTGATGCACAGAATATTTTCAATATTCTTGATGAAACAAAAAACAAATCCAAAATACCGGAAAAGCTTAAAAAAGACATTAATGCTACAATTGCCGATTTTCAAATTAAAATAAGTAATAGTTCTGGTGCAATTGAGCCTCTCGCTGCTGCTATTTCTGAAACACGAAAGAAAAAAGTAAGAGCACGATATACATTTATTCTTGCCCAGTTGCTTGAAAAAGCCGAAGACAATGAAAAATCATTTCAGTTATACAACAGGGTACTTAAAATGAATCCTGCTTACGAGATGGAATTCAATACCAAAATTAATCTTGCAAGATTGACCAATGTTAATTCACAACATGGTGAAGAAGTAAAAAAACAACTTCTTAAAATGACTAAAGACCGCAAGAATAAAGATTATTTTGATAAAATATATTTTGTACTTGCCGATATTTCCCTGAAGGAAAAAAATATTCCGCAGGCAATAGAATATCTGAAATTGTCAGCAAAATTAAGCACTACAAACACTTCACAAAAAGCACTTTCATTTTTAAAACTTGCTGAACTTACATTCCAGCAGATGAATTATGAGGAATCGCAAATGTACTACGATAGTACTGTTGCCTTTATTACAAAAGATTATCCGGGTTATGAAAATATTTTATTTCTAAAAAATACTTTGACTGATTTGGTGCAGAACATAAAAACCGTTCAGCTTGAGGATAGTGTTCAAAAACTATCGAGAATGACACCAAAACAAATAGAGGATGTCATTAACAAAATCATTCAGAAAATTATTGATGAAGAAGAAGCTAAAAGGCAAGCCGATTTACTTCAGCAGCAAAACATAGCAATGAACAGCAATTTTTCCGGAAATTCAAATAATCCGGCAAACATGAATACTGCACCTGCTGCAAACCAATGGTATTTCTATAATCCTTCGGCTATTAGTTTTGGTTCTAATGAATTTATAAAAAAATGGGGAAACAGAAAACTTGAGGACAACTGGCGGCGGGCAAATAAGGAAAGCGTTATGGAATTCGAAACCGATACATCGCAAGCTGCAAAGGATACAAGTAGTATAAAAAATGCTCCCGTCAATTTAAAGGATAAGAATTATTATCTGAAAAACATTCCTTTTACTGCCGAGCAAATTAAAAAGTCAAACGAAAAGTTAGTAGAAGCATTTTATGCTCTTGGCGTTATATATAAAGAAAAGCTGAACGATTACAATAAATCCGTTGAATCATTCACTGAATTATTAAAAAGATTTCCGGAATGTAAATATGAATTAAATTCATATTATTATTTGTATCGTGACTACACTGAGTTAAATGAGCAACCAAAAGTAACTTATTATAAGAATTTAATTTTAACAAAATTCCCGAACAGTGATTTTGCTGCCATAATTAAAGACCCTAACTATAAAAGAGCATCAGAAGAAACTAATTCTAAAGTTGCCGGATTTTATAAAGAAACTTATGAGGCATTCACAAATGGCTTGTACTTTAAGGTAATTGAAAATCAGAAAACATTTGATTCTTTATATAAAAATAGTGAATATGCTCCCAAGTTTGCTTATCTGAAAGCAATATCAATAGGAAAAACACAGGATACAGCAAGTTTCAAATCGGCATTAACTTATGTTATAAAAAACTATGCAAACAGCGAAGTGGCAAAACTTGCTCAAAGAGTTCTTGATTATTGCAATGGTAAAACTACTGCTGCTTCAGGCAATACAAATACCAGCGCAAACGACAGTTTGCTGAAAAAATATATTTACGAGCCGCAGGCAATTCACATATATGCCGCCATTATACCCATTATGAAAGCGGATATTAATGTTATTAAAGATTCACTTGCAAATTTTAATGCAAAATATTTCGGATTAGAAAAGCTTCAGATAAATAATATTTATATTACAGACAAGGAACAGATTATTACGGTTACCAATTTTAAAGATAAAGACAGAGGAATGAATTATTTTAAAACCGTTGTGTTAAATGAAAATAAAATTTTCGGAAAACTACAAGATAACCAATATAAGCATTTCGTGATTTCCGACAAGAACTATCCAGTTTTGTATAGAGACAAATCCATAGATTTATATTTGCTTTTCTTTGGTGAAAAATATCTGAAGTAG
- a CDS encoding M23 family metallopeptidase codes for MSIYESNKNKFQKFLNKKYRLVIMNDSTFEEKVSLRLSRLNVFIVFGIAIIMILFVTTYVIAFSPLKEYIPGYSSDPAARSKQIAFIVKTDSLEEVVRERQQYIDMIKKITLGKDTENQISPKPVSKSNYSNINITKSKEDSMLRTEFNQQEQYNLEDNEPSASSNGISNFFFFCPLKGLLTNGFNPTNKHYGIDIVSPNKDESIKATLSGTVIFTGWTLETGYVIALQHSNNLISIYKHNSVILKKTGTYVKAGEAIAIIGNSGELTSGPHLHFELWYNGYPINPRDYIVF; via the coding sequence ATGTCTATTTACGAAAGCAATAAAAATAAATTTCAAAAGTTTCTAAATAAGAAATACCGGCTTGTTATTATGAATGACAGTACTTTTGAAGAAAAAGTGTCATTGAGATTATCAAGGTTGAATGTTTTTATAGTTTTTGGCATTGCAATTATTATGATTTTATTTGTTACTACATATGTTATTGCATTTTCACCACTTAAAGAATATATTCCCGGATATTCTTCCGACCCGGCCGCCCGCTCAAAACAAATTGCTTTTATCGTAAAAACCGATTCACTTGAAGAAGTTGTCAGGGAAAGACAGCAATACATTGACATGATAAAAAAAATAACATTGGGAAAAGATACTGAAAATCAGATTTCCCCTAAGCCCGTGTCAAAAAGCAATTACAGTAATATAAATATTACAAAGTCAAAAGAAGATTCAATGCTCAGAACAGAGTTCAACCAACAGGAACAATATAATCTGGAAGATAACGAACCCTCTGCAAGTTCAAACGGAATAAGTAATTTTTTCTTTTTTTGCCCTTTAAAGGGATTGCTGACCAACGGATTTAATCCGACAAACAAACATTACGGAATTGATATTGTTTCACCAAATAAAGATGAATCAATAAAAGCAACATTAAGCGGAACAGTTATTTTTACCGGCTGGACTCTCGAAACTGGCTATGTTATTGCTTTACAACATTCAAATAATCTTATTTCAATTTATAAACACAATTCGGTTATTTTAAAAAAAACAGGAACTTATGTTAAAGCAGGCGAAGCAATTGCTATAATAGGAAATTCGGGTGAATTAACATCGGGACCGCATTTGCATTTTGAATTATGGTACAACGGTTATCCGATAAATCCGAGAGATTACATCGTATTTTAA
- a CDS encoding 1-deoxy-D-xylulose-5-phosphate reductoisomerase: MNNKRKIAILGSTGSIGTQALEVISEHEDKFEVEVLTAQNNADLLIKQSLIFKPNCVVVGDESKYKKVSEALFANGIKVFTGAEALSQVVEMDTIDIVLSAVVGFSGLKSTINAINAGKTIALANKETLVVAGELITKTAKEKGVNIFPVDSEHSAIFQCLAGEFHNKIEKIYLTASGGPFRGKDKKFLSSVKKEDALKHPVWNMGNKITIDSATLMNKGLEVIEAKWLFGLNPEQIDVIIHPQSIIHSIVQFEDGSMKAQLSMPDMKLPIQYALGYPQRLKSNLKRFNFSDCTEFTFEKPDVNNFRSILIAYEAIKTGGNMPCIMNAANEIVVDAFLNAQIEFLQMPVIIEKCMQKIKFIKIPTLEDYFNTDKETREIALSLI, translated from the coding sequence ATGAATAACAAAAGAAAAATAGCGATATTAGGTTCTACGGGCTCGATTGGAACACAGGCGTTGGAAGTAATTTCAGAACATGAAGATAAATTTGAAGTTGAGGTTCTTACAGCACAAAACAATGCAGATTTATTAATCAAGCAATCACTTATTTTTAAACCAAATTGTGTGGTTGTCGGTGATGAAAGCAAGTACAAGAAAGTTTCTGAAGCATTGTTTGCTAACGGAATAAAAGTTTTTACGGGTGCAGAAGCATTGTCACAGGTGGTCGAAATGGATACAATAGATATTGTACTTTCAGCAGTTGTTGGTTTTTCGGGACTGAAGTCCACAATTAATGCAATCAACGCAGGAAAAACAATTGCTCTTGCAAATAAAGAAACACTTGTTGTTGCAGGAGAACTTATCACAAAAACAGCAAAAGAAAAAGGAGTTAATATTTTTCCTGTTGACTCGGAACATTCCGCTATTTTTCAATGTCTGGCAGGAGAATTTCACAATAAAATAGAAAAAATTTATTTAACTGCTTCCGGCGGTCCTTTCAGAGGCAAGGATAAAAAATTTCTTTCTTCAGTGAAAAAAGAAGATGCACTTAAACATCCTGTATGGAATATGGGAAATAAAATAACCATTGATTCCGCAACACTCATGAATAAAGGACTTGAAGTAATTGAAGCAAAATGGTTGTTCGGACTTAATCCCGAACAGATTGATGTTATAATTCATCCTCAATCAATAATACATTCTATAGTTCAGTTTGAAGACGGCTCGATGAAAGCCCAGCTCAGTATGCCTGACATGAAGTTGCCGATTCAATATGCTTTGGGCTACCCGCAAAGATTAAAATCAAATTTAAAACGATTTAACTTTTCCGACTGCACTGAATTTACTTTTGAAAAACCAGATGTTAATAATTTTCGCAGTATTTTAATTGCTTATGAGGCAATAAAAACAGGCGGTAACATGCCTTGCATAATGAATGCGGCAAACGAAATTGTTGTTGATGCATTTTTAAATGCTCAAATCGAATTTCTTCAAATGCCTGTTATTATTGAAAAGTGCATGCAAAAAATAAAATTTATAAAAATTCCCACGCTTGAGGATTATTTTAATACAGATAAGGAAACACGTGAAATAGCGTTATCTCTCATATAA
- a CDS encoding OsmC family protein, giving the protein MKIEITFNDNKKVNANINGHIVNTDQSQEAGGDNTAPTPYELFLASLGTCSGIFIKFYCDKRNIPADKIKIIQKTEFDKLTHLASKISFEIQLPSDFPKEHIEAIKNAAAVCKVKKQLQSPPQFEITTTIK; this is encoded by the coding sequence ATGAAAATAGAAATTACATTTAACGACAACAAAAAAGTAAACGCAAATATTAACGGTCATATAGTAAACACCGACCAATCGCAGGAAGCAGGTGGCGATAATACTGCCCCGACTCCTTACGAATTGTTTTTGGCTTCATTAGGAACATGCTCGGGAATATTCATTAAATTTTATTGCGATAAAAGAAATATTCCTGCCGATAAAATTAAAATAATTCAGAAAACCGAATTTGATAAATTAACACATCTCGCAAGCAAAATAAGTTTTGAAATTCAACTTCCTTCTGATTTTCCGAAAGAACATATCGAAGCAATTAAAAATGCTGCGGCAGTATGCAAAGTTAAAAAGCAGCTACAATCGCCACCTCAATTTGAAATTACAACAACTATAAAATAA
- a CDS encoding RluA family pseudouridine synthase → MKTENFSIEEEPEELFEHYHFVVDKGQSLLRIDKFLSNRIENISRNKIQNAAAAESILVNGKPVKSSHKVKPNDVISIVLSFPPREIEIIPQNIPINIVYEDDDIIIVNKDAGMVVHPAYGNYSGTLVNALTYHLKDLMQSENSEIRPLLAHRLDKDTSGIMVVAKNEFALSKLSKDFFNRNIEKKYFALAWGDFKENEGTITGHIGRNLKNRKVMDVFPEGDYGKPSVTHYKVLERFYYVTLLECILETGRTHQIRAHFKYIGHPLFNDKDYGGNKIIKGTTFSKYKQFVENCFEILPRQALHAKELGFTHPRSKEKLLFTSDLPDDMKTVLEKWKKYSEEKS, encoded by the coding sequence CTGAAAACTGAAAACTTTTCTATTGAAGAAGAGCCAGAAGAACTGTTTGAGCATTATCACTTTGTTGTTGACAAAGGTCAGAGTTTGCTGAGAATTGATAAATTTCTTTCAAACAGGATTGAAAATATTTCAAGAAATAAAATTCAGAATGCTGCTGCTGCCGAAAGTATTCTTGTAAATGGAAAACCCGTAAAATCAAGCCATAAGGTAAAGCCGAATGATGTGATATCAATTGTTCTTTCATTTCCTCCGCGTGAAATCGAAATAATTCCTCAAAATATTCCCATTAATATTGTTTACGAGGATGATGATATAATTATAGTAAATAAAGATGCAGGAATGGTTGTGCATCCTGCATATGGAAATTACTCCGGAACTCTTGTAAACGCACTCACTTATCACTTAAAAGATTTGATGCAATCTGAAAATTCCGAAATCAGACCTTTGCTGGCTCACCGTCTCGATAAAGATACAAGCGGAATAATGGTTGTAGCAAAGAATGAATTTGCACTTTCAAAGTTATCGAAAGATTTTTTCAACAGAAATATTGAAAAGAAATATTTTGCACTTGCATGGGGCGATTTTAAAGAAAATGAAGGAACAATAACCGGACATATCGGAAGAAATTTGAAAAACAGAAAAGTAATGGATGTATTTCCTGAAGGAGATTACGGCAAACCCTCAGTTACTCACTATAAAGTTTTAGAGCGATTTTATTACGTAACTCTTCTTGAATGTATACTCGAAACAGGCAGAACTCATCAGATAAGAGCGCATTTCAAATATATAGGTCATCCATTATTTAACGATAAGGATTATGGAGGGAATAAAATTATAAAAGGAACAACTTTTTCAAAATACAAGCAATTTGTTGAAAATTGCTTCGAAATACTTCCACGACAGGCATTACACGCTAAGGAGCTCGGTTTTACTCACCCAAGAAGCAAAGAAAAATTACTTTTCACATCAGATTTACCCGACGACATGAAAACGGTTTTAGAAAAATGGAAAAAATACTCTGAGGAAAAATCCTGA